The Chryseobacterium nakagawai genome has a segment encoding these proteins:
- the porU gene encoding type IX secretion system sortase PorU: MKRKVTLLSLIAFASTLYAQRNTIEWNGSKIQDFGDIKLNLPNFKNEGFSFNQNNVFIVTKQKIGEKELKVSDLAWDGVSNQDLFELDKGGLPERDIAEVTYYTLDGERYASISVGLFKKTKGGIQRLSSFNVSEASTPINTFGSVNKIGTTGNPLASGNFYKIKVDKSGVFKITAQFLRDNGINPASVNPKNLRIYGNGGIMLPEFNQDPRYNSLQENAIQVVGEDDGVWNDNDYALFYAQGPNGYNLYDNSNGQGFKRKETRSDTSNNLKNIYDDFSYYYINFDKGAGKRVATIDGNLPAQMITRYDNYQVINNDQNNVLKVGRIWVEDPPFTTEKTITLTTNSPIQPTDIIKYRSQVIGYRSQKNSIDIKINGVNPFHDSVPTDEPTYSYIFYPIRYSGSITNQTGNQITLKYNPDISTNPNGTFYFDYLEVQYKENLAFNGSQMSFRDYSIVSGSNTDYGFSISNASGLEQVWDVTDITNANRRVNKAGAGSFNFAYTAADQNFNNEFVAFRADAAFSPQFVGRIANQNLSAISNIDYLILTVPELMGQAQRLANYHQTKNNYKVEIVDVNKVYEEFGNGSKDLTAVRDFVTKLNTPEGRLKYVFILGDASYDYKNRISNNSNIVSAYQSEHSSDYVQSFVTDDYIVMTQPQTATSIIYNLPNLPVGRIPAANNTEAANMIDKTLAYYNALPGQSSPFGDWRMRLDFVVDDNEEGGGPFHNVMNSALANVFEQPGVQTLKEYNVKKLYQDAFTVQSTAGGPRYPQVNQAISNSIGNSLYLFYFGHGGINGWAQERVLTSTEIQNSNNFSNVYSRFPFVSTITCEFTLWDEPGTNSAGEQFIKLKQGGPATMITSSRAIGIDYGRDFTDIFTRNIFKLTNDDFNTLGYAHLNAKKEKGVNANHLRVNVLGDPAMKLSRPQRLLVIDNIETPVPGLVRGLDFVKIKGHINSPNGTLNTTFNGRVSINIFDKRLNKKTLNNNNWPYPVLNYTEEGSAIVKASGIAVNGVFTAEFYVPKDINYTVGEGRILGYADNKVTDVFNNQAIQVGDINPNGINDNQPPKVKLYMNNTNFADGGITNQNPMLLACLTDDTGINSTGSGVGHDITVYLDGQVINTVILNDFYAAGEGNGCLNPGLAEYQKGNVSYPFRNLPVGQHQLTFKVWDINNNSTTTTLNFEVKDEADQHLTINRPLNWPNPFTNKTYIQFEHNCDDILDVNVQIYTITGRLVRTLSQPVVAEPFLQGFRTPRQAIEWDGRDDFGSTVAKGTYIFKIFAKSQNQEKCKGSATAVEKMVLLK; this comes from the coding sequence ATGAAACGAAAAGTCACGCTTTTATCTTTAATCGCTTTTGCATCAACACTTTACGCCCAAAGAAACACTATAGAATGGAATGGTTCCAAAATTCAGGACTTTGGTGACATAAAATTAAATCTTCCAAATTTTAAAAATGAAGGTTTTTCTTTTAACCAAAATAACGTTTTTATAGTAACAAAGCAAAAAATCGGAGAAAAGGAGCTAAAAGTTTCTGACCTTGCCTGGGATGGAGTTTCCAACCAAGATTTATTTGAATTAGACAAAGGAGGACTTCCTGAACGAGATATTGCAGAAGTTACCTATTATACATTAGATGGTGAAAGGTATGCCAGCATCAGTGTAGGTTTGTTCAAAAAAACAAAAGGAGGTATTCAAAGATTGTCTTCGTTTAATGTTTCCGAAGCTTCTACTCCCATTAATACTTTTGGAAGTGTTAATAAAATAGGAACTACCGGTAACCCTCTCGCCAGTGGAAACTTTTACAAAATAAAGGTTGACAAATCAGGAGTTTTTAAAATTACAGCCCAATTTTTAAGAGATAACGGAATTAATCCCGCTTCTGTAAATCCAAAGAACCTGAGAATTTATGGAAATGGAGGAATTATGCTGCCTGAGTTCAATCAGGACCCTAGATATAATTCTTTACAGGAAAACGCCATTCAGGTAGTGGGTGAAGATGATGGAGTGTGGAATGATAATGACTATGCTTTATTCTATGCACAAGGTCCCAATGGATACAACCTTTATGACAACAGTAATGGACAGGGGTTTAAAAGAAAAGAGACAAGATCAGATACCAGCAATAATCTCAAGAATATATATGATGACTTTTCCTATTATTATATCAATTTTGACAAAGGTGCAGGAAAAAGAGTTGCAACCATAGACGGAAATTTACCCGCTCAAATGATTACCAGGTATGATAACTACCAGGTCATCAACAATGATCAGAATAATGTATTGAAAGTAGGAAGAATATGGGTAGAAGACCCTCCCTTTACTACAGAAAAGACCATCACTCTTACCACAAATTCTCCTATACAGCCTACAGATATTATAAAATACAGATCGCAGGTAATAGGATACAGGTCTCAAAAGAATTCTATTGATATTAAAATCAATGGTGTAAACCCTTTCCATGATAGTGTTCCTACTGATGAACCAACCTATTCGTATATTTTCTATCCTATAAGATATAGCGGAAGTATTACCAATCAGACAGGAAACCAAATTACCTTGAAATACAACCCGGATATTTCTACAAACCCTAACGGGACCTTCTACTTTGACTACCTTGAAGTACAATACAAAGAGAATCTTGCATTCAATGGTTCTCAGATGAGCTTCAGAGACTATTCTATTGTAAGTGGAAGTAATACGGATTATGGATTCAGTATTTCTAACGCGTCTGGTTTGGAGCAGGTATGGGACGTGACTGATATCACGAATGCTAACAGAAGAGTGAATAAGGCTGGAGCTGGCTCTTTCAATTTTGCCTATACTGCTGCTGATCAGAATTTCAACAATGAATTTGTAGCTTTCCGTGCTGATGCGGCTTTTAGTCCTCAGTTTGTAGGAAGAATTGCCAATCAGAACCTTTCTGCCATCAGTAATATAGATTACCTGATCCTTACTGTACCTGAATTGATGGGACAGGCACAAAGACTGGCGAACTATCATCAGACAAAAAACAATTACAAGGTAGAAATTGTAGATGTTAATAAGGTTTATGAAGAATTTGGAAACGGAAGTAAAGATCTTACAGCAGTAAGAGATTTTGTCACCAAATTAAATACTCCGGAAGGAAGACTTAAGTATGTATTTATTCTTGGAGATGCTTCTTATGATTATAAGAATAGAATTTCCAATAACAGCAATATTGTCTCAGCTTATCAAAGTGAACATTCTTCAGATTACGTACAGTCCTTCGTTACAGATGACTATATTGTAATGACCCAGCCTCAGACTGCAACTAGTATAATATACAATCTACCGAACCTTCCTGTAGGAAGAATTCCGGCAGCTAATAATACAGAGGCAGCCAATATGATTGATAAAACCCTGGCCTATTACAATGCACTTCCAGGTCAATCCAGCCCTTTTGGTGATTGGAGAATGAGACTTGATTTTGTGGTGGATGATAATGAGGAAGGTGGCGGACCTTTCCATAATGTGATGAATAGTGCATTGGCAAATGTATTTGAACAACCTGGGGTACAGACCCTAAAAGAATATAATGTAAAAAAACTGTATCAGGACGCTTTTACTGTACAAAGTACCGCTGGAGGACCGAGATATCCGCAGGTAAATCAGGCTATCTCTAACAGCATAGGAAATAGTTTATATCTGTTCTATTTTGGACATGGAGGAATTAATGGCTGGGCTCAGGAAAGAGTATTAACAAGTACTGAGATTCAAAATTCTAATAATTTTTCTAATGTATACAGTAGGTTCCCGTTCGTATCTACTATAACCTGTGAATTTACATTATGGGATGAACCTGGCACCAATTCTGCCGGAGAACAGTTTATAAAACTTAAGCAAGGAGGTCCTGCTACCATGATTACTTCCAGCCGTGCTATTGGAATTGATTATGGACGTGACTTTACTGATATTTTTACCCGAAATATTTTTAAATTAACAAATGATGACTTTAATACGTTAGGCTATGCTCATTTAAATGCAAAAAAAGAAAAGGGTGTAAATGCTAATCATTTAAGAGTAAATGTACTGGGTGATCCTGCTATGAAACTGAGCAGACCTCAAAGATTATTAGTCATTGATAATATTGAAACTCCTGTTCCCGGATTAGTCAGAGGACTGGATTTTGTTAAAATAAAAGGTCATATCAATAGTCCTAACGGAACTCTGAACACGACCTTCAACGGAAGAGTTTCTATTAACATCTTCGATAAAAGACTGAATAAGAAGACACTGAATAACAATAACTGGCCATACCCTGTATTAAATTACACAGAAGAAGGAAGTGCTATTGTCAAAGCTTCCGGAATAGCAGTAAACGGTGTGTTCACTGCAGAATTCTATGTTCCTAAAGATATCAACTATACTGTTGGTGAAGGGAGAATATTAGGATATGCTGATAATAAGGTAACCGATGTATTCAATAATCAGGCGATTCAGGTAGGAGATATCAACCCGAACGGAATCAATGATAACCAGCCACCAAAAGTAAAACTGTATATGAATAACACCAACTTTGCAGATGGTGGAATTACCAATCAGAACCCAATGCTTCTGGCTTGTCTTACTGATGATACAGGAATAAACTCTACAGGCTCCGGTGTGGGTCATGATATTACGGTATATCTAGATGGTCAGGTTATCAATACTGTTATCCTGAATGATTTTTACGCTGCAGGAGAAGGAAACGGATGTTTAAATCCAGGCCTTGCTGAATATCAAAAAGGAAATGTAAGCTACCCTTTCAGAAATCTGCCTGTTGGGCAGCATCAATTAACATTTAAAGTTTGGGATATAAACAATAATTCAACAACTACTACGTTAAATTTTGAGGTTAAAGATGAAGCTGACCAGCATCTGACAATCAACCGCCCGCTAAACTGGCCGAATCCGTTCACCAATAAAACATATATTCAGTTTGAACACAATTGTGATGACATCCTGGATGTGAATGTACAGATTTATACCATAACAGGTAGATTGGTAAGAACTTTATCTCAGCCGGTCGTTGCAGAACCTTTCCTACAGGGCTTTAGAACCCCTCGTCAGGCCATAGAATGGGATGGAAGAGATGATTTTGGGTCTACCGTTGCAAAAGGTACATATATTTTTAAGATATTTGCAAAAAGTCAAAACCAAGAAAAATGCAAAGGAAGTGCCACAGCTGTAGAAAAAATGGTACTTTTGAAATAA
- the porV gene encoding type IX secretion system outer membrane channel protein PorV: MNLTTKLLLGLGLSAGFLGYSQINPVLTGAPFLRIAPDARAGGMGDQGVVTSPDAFSQFWNAAKYPFSRTSSSIGLTYTPYMGKLTNDVFLLYGAFHKFLGQDERSTISASIYYFNMGEVDLTQLVGNDVTSNGVSKPNEFSIDVAYGLKLSDSYSMAVTGRFIRSDLAGGFNTDNTLKAANSFAVDISAYYTSERFSSFGGYDGKLNAGLAIQNLGPKLDYTGNEESRSYLPTMARLGIGYDMYMDDLNRIGISFEGSKLLVPGSEYVGVDAYRRPKYEIPNVGPIAGIGKSFKNPNSIMYSGALEYSYDNAFSVRGGYFHESEEQGARQFATAGIGLKYRSFGLDLSYLINMSKVNTALDNTLRFGLTWNIGEETSNNDR; encoded by the coding sequence ATGAATTTAACTACTAAACTGCTTTTAGGACTTGGGTTAAGTGCTGGTTTTCTAGGCTATTCACAAATAAACCCAGTACTAACCGGAGCTCCCTTCCTGAGAATTGCGCCAGACGCAAGAGCGGGAGGTATGGGAGATCAAGGGGTGGTAACCTCTCCTGATGCATTCTCACAATTCTGGAATGCAGCTAAATATCCTTTTAGCAGAACAAGTTCTTCCATAGGTCTTACCTATACACCCTATATGGGAAAACTTACCAATGATGTATTCTTATTATACGGAGCATTTCATAAATTTCTTGGGCAGGATGAAAGATCTACCATTTCCGCGAGTATCTATTACTTCAATATGGGAGAAGTAGACCTTACTCAATTAGTAGGTAATGATGTTACTTCAAATGGGGTATCAAAGCCTAATGAATTTTCCATTGATGTAGCTTATGGTTTGAAACTTTCTGACTCCTACTCCATGGCTGTAACGGGTAGATTTATCCGCTCAGACTTAGCCGGAGGATTCAATACAGATAATACACTAAAAGCAGCAAACTCTTTTGCTGTAGATATTTCAGCATACTATACTTCTGAAAGATTTTCAAGTTTTGGAGGATATGATGGTAAATTAAATGCCGGTTTGGCAATACAAAACCTGGGTCCAAAGTTAGACTATACAGGAAATGAAGAATCAAGATCTTATCTTCCAACAATGGCAAGATTAGGGATTGGGTATGATATGTATATGGATGACCTGAACAGAATCGGGATTTCATTCGAAGGTTCAAAACTTTTGGTACCGGGATCCGAATATGTAGGAGTAGATGCCTACAGAAGACCTAAATATGAAATTCCAAATGTAGGTCCAATTGCCGGCATCGGAAAATCATTCAAAAACCCAAACAGTATCATGTATAGTGGTGCATTAGAATATTCCTATGACAATGCTTTCTCAGTAAGAGGAGGTTACTTCCATGAAAGTGAAGAACAGGGAGCAAGACAGTTCGCTACTGCAGGTATCGGATTGAAATACCGTTCTTTCGGATTAGATCTTTCTTATCTGATCAATATGTCTAAAGTGAATACAGCATTGGATAACACTCTTCGTTTCGGGCTTACCTGGAACATTGGTGAAGAAACATCCAATAACGATCGTTAA